A stretch of the Uranotaenia lowii strain MFRU-FL chromosome 3, ASM2978415v1, whole genome shotgun sequence genome encodes the following:
- the LOC129757211 gene encoding uncharacterized protein LOC129757211, translating into MLRRRHQVVYLVLSIAFCALLSVTATICPQCDGSEGCRLPTNITCTDQNAQAMFLKLQTILPSLPNTIIRNGTYGCVSIDYQSEIRPSIVTRGCLFPANPNICDQPLIDDYHTHYWCFFMYSSETTVTSAPPTTPIPPNNGDNGGASTLKLGFGLLIGCWTLAMILSLN; encoded by the exons atgttgcgACGACGCCATCAGGTTGTGTATCTTGTTCTTTCAATTGCATTTTGTGCTCTGTTATCCG TTACCGCCACCATTTGTCCCCAGTGCGATGGCTCCGAGGGCTGTAGACTTCCCACTAATATAACGTGCACTGACCAAAATGCACAAGCAATGTTCCTCAAACTTCAGACCATTTTACCCAGCTTACCCAACACGATAATAAGGAATGGAACCTATGGCTGTGTGTCAATAGATTATCAATCTGAAA TTCGCCCATCGATTGTCACTCGTGGGTGCCTTTTTCCGGCAAATCCCAATATTTGTGACCAACCATTGATAGATGATTACCACACCCACTATTGGTGCTTTTTTATGTATTCGAGTGAAACGACGGTTACAAGTGCACCACCCACGACACCAATTCCACCCAACAACGGGGACAATGGTGGTGCCTCCACTTTGAAGTTGGGTTTTGGATTACTCATTGGATGTTGGACACTTGCgatgattttaagtttaaacTGA